The Streptomyces sp. NBC_01268 genome window below encodes:
- a CDS encoding DUF5324 family protein encodes MTRMDSVRAATGSAKESVLHAAEVVAPYAETARDQAVQYAQETRDKLGPKVSKAASQARAQARQQYDCHVAPHVPPRVDEAAHRAAAVTRKAARQATDYTVPRVEHAVAVTGPVLDEAGSRSTAAWAALRGQVTPRDIEKLMRQHERRARAGRLAKGLAVLGVLAVGAFCAWRWWDKQANPDWLVEPPAPTEVDEETGLSSVDDGGSSLDPEVAAKEADAEATDHDEERR; translated from the coding sequence GTGACCCGCATGGACAGCGTGCGCGCCGCGACAGGTTCGGCGAAGGAGAGCGTGCTGCACGCCGCGGAAGTGGTGGCGCCGTACGCGGAGACGGCCAGAGACCAGGCCGTTCAGTATGCGCAGGAGACGCGCGACAAGCTGGGCCCGAAGGTCTCCAAGGCCGCGTCGCAGGCCCGCGCTCAGGCGCGTCAGCAGTACGACTGCCATGTCGCACCGCATGTACCGCCGCGGGTCGACGAGGCCGCGCATCGTGCGGCGGCCGTGACCCGCAAGGCCGCCCGTCAGGCGACCGACTACACCGTTCCGCGTGTCGAGCACGCGGTGGCCGTGACCGGTCCGGTCCTCGACGAGGCCGGGTCGCGTTCGACCGCCGCCTGGGCCGCGCTACGCGGTCAGGTGACGCCGAGGGACATCGAGAAGCTCATGAGGCAGCACGAGCGTCGGGCCAGGGCCGGACGCCTCGCCAAGGGACTCGCGGTCCTCGGCGTGCTGGCGGTGGGCGCGTTCTGCGCCTGGAGGTGGTGGGACAAGCAGGCCAACCCCGACTGGCTGGTCGAGCCGCCCGCTCCCACCGAGGTGGACGAGGAGACCGGGCTGTCGTCCGTCGACGACGGCGGTTCGTCACTCGATCCCGAGGTGGCGGCCAAGGAGGCCGACGCGGAGGCCACGGACCATGACGAGGAGCGTCGCTGA
- a CDS encoding DUF6344 domain-containing protein produces the protein MATAKVKQFWTAFISVLFALLASLGLASPATAARQPALQQGEEPAVAGGTGTAAARPAVSVPAQRSHQWRTARSRALPPTIKQRIGAEAHGSSPAVRHLRADAPAGTDPAGSDDLTAPALQTKTAQGEQGTIPAQGVRGALGASTARAARTARAPQTATAGQTATAPQTATAGQTATAAQAATAA, from the coding sequence ATGGCAACCGCCAAGGTCAAGCAGTTCTGGACCGCCTTCATCTCCGTCCTCTTCGCCCTGCTCGCCTCCCTCGGCCTGGCGAGCCCCGCCACCGCCGCCCGGCAGCCCGCCCTCCAGCAGGGTGAGGAGCCGGCCGTCGCCGGTGGTACCGGGACCGCTGCCGCGCGTCCCGCCGTCTCCGTACCGGCACAGCGGAGCCATCAGTGGCGTACGGCGCGGAGCCGCGCGCTGCCGCCGACCATCAAGCAGCGGATCGGCGCCGAGGCGCACGGATCCTCCCCCGCCGTCCGGCACCTGCGCGCGGACGCCCCGGCCGGCACCGACCCGGCCGGCTCGGACGACCTGACCGCCCCGGCCCTGCAGACGAAGACCGCGCAGGGCGAGCAGGGCACGATCCCCGCGCAGGGTGTGCGCGGCGCGCTGGGCGCGAGCACCGCGCGCGCCGCCCGGACCGCTCGGGCCCCGCAGACCGCGACGGCCGGTCAGACCGCGACGGCCCCGCAGACCGCGACGGCCGGTCAGACCGCGACGGCCGCTCAGGCCGCGACGGCCGCGTAG
- a CDS encoding MFS transporter gives MPNTRGTTPRPHRALLFAQLSNSVGDGAFYVTSALYFALVVGLSAPQIGAGLAVAWGIGSLAGVPLGHLADRRGPRGTSVLLALATSGAVASFLLIRAFVPFLIAATVYAAAQSGLAAARQALLAGLVEPAARVGMLARIQATLNAGLAVGAALGGLALHAGTRGAYLAVFALDALGFLVCALVLRTLPPLPGTGTAADGAARFDVLRDRPYALLTLLNALLLLRLPLLSLALPLWIVERTAAPGWTVSALFVLNTGAVMLFQVRAARSVTGLPEATRAVGRSSLVMLASCAVFAVTAAGFGPWPTVAVLVLGAILQVIAEMRHSVGSWQIGLGLAPADRIGQYQGFYGTGVPFARTLGPLLVTTLLIGGGAAGWLVLGGIFLVAGLATGPAVRWAERSRAGAPVPGAGEPAEAH, from the coding sequence ATGCCGAACACCCGCGGGACCACCCCGCGCCCCCACCGGGCGCTGCTCTTCGCCCAGCTCAGCAACTCCGTCGGCGACGGCGCGTTCTATGTGACCTCGGCCCTCTACTTCGCGCTGGTCGTCGGGCTCTCCGCCCCGCAGATCGGCGCCGGACTCGCCGTCGCCTGGGGCATCGGCTCACTCGCGGGGGTGCCACTCGGACACCTGGCCGACCGGCGTGGACCGCGCGGCACCTCGGTCCTGCTCGCCCTGGCGACCTCGGGAGCCGTCGCCTCCTTCCTGCTCATCCGCGCCTTCGTGCCGTTCCTGATCGCCGCCACGGTGTACGCCGCCGCCCAGAGCGGGCTCGCCGCCGCCCGCCAGGCGCTCCTCGCGGGGCTCGTCGAGCCGGCCGCCCGGGTCGGGATGCTCGCCAGGATCCAGGCCACGCTCAACGCCGGGCTCGCCGTCGGCGCCGCGCTCGGCGGCCTCGCCCTGCACGCCGGCACACGCGGCGCCTACCTCGCCGTCTTCGCCCTCGACGCCCTGGGCTTCCTGGTCTGCGCCCTGGTGCTGCGCACCCTCCCGCCGCTGCCCGGCACGGGCACCGCGGCCGACGGCGCGGCCCGGTTCGATGTGCTGCGGGACCGCCCGTACGCCCTGCTCACGCTCCTCAACGCGCTGCTGCTGCTCCGGCTGCCGCTGCTCAGCCTCGCCCTGCCGCTGTGGATCGTGGAGCGCACGGCGGCGCCCGGCTGGACGGTGTCCGCGCTCTTCGTCCTCAACACCGGCGCGGTGATGCTCTTCCAGGTGCGGGCGGCGCGCTCGGTCACCGGGCTGCCCGAGGCCACCCGGGCGGTGGGGCGCTCCAGCCTGGTGATGCTCGCCTCGTGCGCGGTGTTCGCGGTGACGGCGGCCGGGTTCGGGCCGTGGCCGACGGTCGCGGTGCTCGTGCTGGGCGCGATCCTCCAGGTGATCGCGGAGATGCGCCACTCCGTCGGCTCCTGGCAGATCGGCCTCGGACTCGCGCCGGCCGACCGGATCGGCCAGTACCAGGGCTTCTACGGCACCGGCGTGCCGTTCGCCAGGACGCTCGGGCCGCTGCTCGTCACCACGCTGCTGATCGGCGGGGGCGCGGCCGGCTGGCTGGTCCTGGGCGGGATCTTCCTGGTGGCGGGCCTGGCGACGGGGCCGGCGGTGCGCTGGGCGGAGCGCTCCCGCGCGGGCGCACCGGTCCCGGGCGCGGGGGAGCCGGCCGAAGCCCACTGA
- a CDS encoding helix-turn-helix domain-containing protein, which yields MDTAQQEATARARELQRSWYGEPLGALFRRLIDDLGLNQARLAAVLGLSAPMLSQLMSGQRAKIGNPAVVQRVQALQELAGQVADGSVSAAEATDRMDEIKKSQGGSVLTASGQATTGVGAPTVRRVVREIQSLLRSVSAAGDIIDAADALAPAHPELAEFLRVYGAGRTADAVAHYEAHQN from the coding sequence ATGGATACAGCGCAGCAGGAAGCCACGGCCAGAGCCAGGGAGCTTCAGCGCAGTTGGTACGGGGAGCCGCTGGGGGCGCTCTTCCGTCGCCTGATCGACGATCTCGGGCTGAACCAGGCCAGGCTCGCGGCCGTGCTCGGGCTTTCGGCACCCATGCTCTCCCAACTGATGAGCGGCCAGCGGGCCAAGATCGGCAACCCGGCCGTCGTCCAGCGTGTCCAGGCCCTGCAGGAGCTCGCCGGCCAGGTCGCCGACGGCAGCGTCAGCGCCGCCGAGGCCACCGACCGGATGGACGAGATCAAGAAGTCCCAGGGCGGTTCCGTCCTGACCGCCAGCGGCCAGGCCACCACCGGCGTGGGGGCGCCGACGGTGCGCCGCGTGGTCCGCGAGATCCAGTCCCTGCTGCGCTCGGTCTCCGCGGCCGGCGACATCATCGACGCGGCGGACGCCCTCGCCCCGGCCCACCCCGAACTGGCAGAGTTCCTCCGGGTGTACGGCGCCGGGCGCACCGCCGACGCGGTGGCGCACTACGAGGCGCACCAGAACTGA
- a CDS encoding serine/threonine-protein kinase, with protein MGEVFAGRYELIDPVGRGGVGAVWRAWDHRRRRYVAAKVLQQSDAHTLLRFVREQALRIDHPHVLAPASWAADDDKVLFTMDLVAGGSLAHVIGDYGALPPRFVCVLLDQLLSGLAAVHAEGVVHRDIKPANILLDVTGTGRPHLRLSDFGISMRKGEPRLTETDYVVGTPGYFAPEQLRGAEPDFAADLFAVGLVALYLLQGRKPDSQALVEYFLTHGTPGAPQGIPEPLWQVLAGLLQPDPQSRFRTATGARKALNAAVELLPEPTAADEPVEVFDQIGPLPTGFGPNGPEPTEPTGPTEPPQAPHAPHAPHVQQPHALQPPVQQPSVQQPPVQQPSAHLPGMSETGSFHLPPPPRTPTQPVAVPPSPAHAPAHTPVQTPQAPPALSAPVAPSGTSPAAFAQIPTAAVPRRRPEASTAPTRAEVLPARRPGPPVKVAVPVLFTALVCFAVGIWALIQA; from the coding sequence ATGGGTGAGGTCTTCGCCGGTCGGTACGAGCTGATCGACCCGGTCGGGCGTGGCGGGGTGGGTGCCGTCTGGCGCGCCTGGGACCACCGGCGCCGCCGCTACGTGGCGGCCAAGGTGCTCCAGCAGAGCGACGCCCACACCCTTCTGCGCTTCGTCCGCGAGCAGGCGCTCAGGATCGACCACCCGCACGTCCTCGCCCCGGCCAGCTGGGCCGCGGACGACGACAAGGTCCTCTTCACGATGGACCTCGTGGCGGGCGGCTCGCTGGCCCACGTCATCGGGGACTACGGCGCCCTGCCGCCCCGCTTCGTGTGCGTCCTGCTCGACCAGCTGCTGTCCGGGCTCGCCGCGGTGCACGCGGAGGGGGTCGTGCACCGTGACATCAAGCCCGCCAACATCCTGCTGGACGTCACCGGAACCGGACGGCCGCACCTGCGGCTGTCCGACTTCGGCATCTCCATGCGCAAGGGCGAACCGCGGCTGACCGAGACCGATTACGTCGTGGGGACGCCGGGTTACTTCGCCCCCGAGCAACTGAGGGGCGCCGAACCGGACTTCGCCGCCGACCTCTTCGCCGTCGGCCTGGTCGCGCTCTATCTGCTCCAGGGCCGCAAGCCGGACTCCCAGGCCCTCGTGGAGTACTTCCTGACCCATGGCACCCCCGGCGCGCCGCAGGGCATCCCGGAGCCCCTGTGGCAGGTCCTGGCCGGGCTGCTCCAGCCCGACCCGCAGTCCCGCTTCCGGACCGCCACGGGCGCGCGCAAGGCGCTGAACGCGGCCGTGGAGCTGCTGCCCGAGCCGACGGCGGCCGACGAGCCCGTCGAGGTCTTCGACCAGATAGGGCCGCTTCCCACCGGCTTCGGCCCGAACGGCCCCGAGCCGACGGAGCCGACGGGGCCGACGGAGCCCCCGCAGGCACCGCACGCACCGCACGCACCGCACGTCCAGCAGCCGCACGCACTGCAGCCACCCGTGCAGCAGCCGTCCGTGCAGCAACCACCGGTGCAGCAGCCGTCCGCGCACCTGCCGGGCATGTCCGAGACGGGCAGCTTCCACCTGCCCCCGCCGCCTCGCACACCGACCCAGCCGGTCGCCGTACCGCCCTCCCCGGCTCACGCTCCGGCGCACACCCCCGTACAGACGCCCCAGGCGCCCCCGGCGCTCTCAGCCCCCGTGGCGCCGTCCGGGACCTCGCCCGCCGCCTTCGCCCAGATACCGACGGCCGCGGTCCCCCGAAGGCGGCCTGAGGCGTCCACGGCTCCCACCCGGGCCGAGGTCCTCCCCGCGCGCCGCCCCGGGCCGCCCGTGAAGGTCGCCGTCCCGGTGCTGTTCACCGCGCTGGTCTGTTTCGCCGTGGGGATCTGGGCGCTCATCCAGGCATAG
- a CDS encoding DLW-39 family protein gives MKKLLLVALAAIGGLLVYRQIQADRAEQDLWTEATDSVPAGSGV, from the coding sequence GTGAAGAAGCTGCTCCTGGTCGCACTGGCCGCCATCGGCGGGCTCCTCGTGTACCGCCAGATCCAGGCGGATCGCGCCGAGCAGGACCTGTGGACGGAGGCGACCGACTCCGTGCCCGCAGGTTCGGGTGTGTGA
- a CDS encoding DUF3566 domain-containing protein, with protein MTDTRGQRPSYETYNGPLPGERAGGQAQQGAPYHPPQAYAAQGGTSGGQNTAAVRKPRTGARTTPRTRKARLRVAKADPWSVMKVSFLLSIALGICTVVAAAVLWMVMDAMGVFSTVGGTISEATGSNESNGFDLQSFLSLPRVLMFTSVIAVIDVVLMTALATLGAFIYNLSAGFVGGVELTLAEDE; from the coding sequence GTGACGGACACTCGGGGGCAGCGTCCCTCGTACGAGACGTACAACGGGCCGCTGCCCGGCGAGCGCGCGGGGGGCCAGGCGCAGCAGGGCGCGCCGTACCACCCGCCGCAGGCCTACGCGGCCCAGGGCGGCACGTCAGGCGGCCAGAACACGGCCGCCGTGCGCAAGCCGCGCACGGGCGCGCGGACCACGCCGCGCACGCGCAAGGCGCGGCTGCGGGTGGCGAAGGCCGATCCGTGGTCGGTGATGAAGGTGAGCTTCCTGCTCTCCATCGCGCTGGGCATCTGCACGGTCGTGGCCGCAGCGGTGCTGTGGATGGTCATGGACGCCATGGGCGTCTTCTCGACCGTGGGCGGCACGATCAGCGAGGCCACCGGCTCCAACGAGTCCAACGGCTTCGACCTGCAGTCGTTCCTGTCGCTGCCGCGGGTGCTGATGTTCACCTCGGTGATCGCCGTGATCGACGTCGTCCTGATGACGGCGCTGGCCACGCTCGGGGCGTTCATCTACAACCTGTCGGCCGGCTTCGTGGGCGGTGTGGAGCTCACCCTCGCCGAGGACGAGTAG